A DNA window from Oenanthe melanoleuca isolate GR-GAL-2019-014 chromosome 11, OMel1.0, whole genome shotgun sequence contains the following coding sequences:
- the THAP11 gene encoding THAP domain-containing protein 11 yields the protein MPGFTCCVPGCYNNSHRDKALHFYTFPKDEELRRLWLKNVSRAGVSGCFSTFQPTTGHRVCSEHFQGGRKSYLVRVPTIFPLRGVNERKAQRARRPRPAAAAAAAPPGPAAASEAPAGGAAEDVKPIDLTVQVELGAAATIGPSPVRLPVPVPAAAAAGEESPVEGGPPDHSYSLSSGTTSEELLRKLNEQRDIIALLEVKMKEMKGSIRRLRLAEAQLREEIREKDRLLHAASAGTRKRHGL from the coding sequence ATGCCGGGCTTCACCTGCTGCGTACCGGGCTGCTACAACAACTCGCACCGCGACAAGGCGCTGCACTTCTACACCTTCCCCAAGGACGAGGAGCTGCGGCGCCTCTGGCTCAAGAACGTCTCCCGAGCGGGCGTCAGCGGCTGCTTCAGCACCTTCCAGCCCACCACGGGCCACCGCGTCTGCAGCGAGCACTTCCAGGGCGGCCGCAAGTCCTACCTGGTGCGGGTCCCCACCATCTTCCCGCTGCGCGGCGTCAACGAGCGCAAGGCTCAGCGGGCCcggcgcccccgccccgccgccgccgccgccgccgccccgccgggccccgcggcCGCCAGCGAGGCCCCTGCAGGGGGCGCGGCCGAGGACGTGAAGCCCATCGACCTGACGGTGCAGGTGGAGCTCGGGGCCGCCGCCACCATCGGGCCCAGCCCCGTGCGGCTGCCGGTGCCGGtaccggcggcggcggcggcgggggaggAGAGCCCGGTGGAGGGCGGCCCCCCCGATCACTCGTACTCGCTGTCGTCGGGCACCACATcggaggagctgctgaggaagcTGAATGAGCAGCGCGACATCATCGCGCTGCTGGAGGTGAAGATGAAGGAGATGAAGGGCAGCATCCGCCGCCTGCGCCTGGCCGAGGCCCAGCTCCGCGAGGAGATCCGCGAGAAGGACCGGCTGCTCCACGCTGCCAGCGCCGGCACCCGCAAGCGCCACGGCCTCTGA
- the CENPT gene encoding centromere protein T isoform X1, giving the protein MASRGGGTPAASGASGPAELQLPQGPGGLSPPPPPPPRNYADHNAPRRRRNYPPHTAPRPLPARAHVSREAAGRARPAAVTGSNMADGRPRIRAALRRSGRHNARAAAQTGLSVENKSKSVRSTLAKQRLAVFPDLRNGTPRVMLKRVIQSQPQVSPLALRISNHEDTQEAHSEVPSKRVSSMGELQLPDVAPEDRITVFRMTKKRKKLSISEFERAAERRLPQYQAQSTLDSTIMTRSLHMSVGSLLAPDTVEKRGLLRRPKIRRAVDMQEFEGRVEQNMLKNKGQNYLVDSPSASGIRTSLLTSDAEMMMNSTELFVQPQLDEQSQNKSALEPQLSSLKTSAERSLISDADQEEARLEGLVSGMSTKEKRYSKSSSLDHEHVDRTTDISPQTPAKEQEEKQDHSHQSNRVAQISFTEEEVVCTAEHGANAGYSEHLEKKLSEKAELQITAAQDNRGETEVAPSAGKELAEGSVETHSSPRAEREITVGIGAESLGRHSHAFSSFYKPEMTPLNETDEQEGEPQDQAIMLELNNSVEEPAEDEAEHPASQEVSMKTPAFVRAPASNLLLSTPRVAKPAAPRSPLQQLQPKVVSKRLRTSEKKPRDPQIPRSLIKEAFRHFAKMPVTRDAYRIVEKCSERYFKQLSDDLEAYTHHAGRRTVEAADLEVLMRRQGLVTDKTSLNVLIERHFPLQYRKLLIPVAVSGNKVISSN; this is encoded by the exons ATGGCCTCGCGGGGCGGGGGGACACCCGCGGCGAGCGGGGCGAGCGGCCCCGCCGAACTACAGCTCCCACAAGGCCCGGGCGGCCtctcgccgccgccgccgccgccgccccggaACTACGCGGACCACAATGCACCGCGCCGCCGGCGGAACTACCCGCCCCACACTGCGCCGCGGCCCCTCCCGGCGCGCGCGCACGTCTCGCGAGAGGCGGCGGGACGCGCGAGGCCTGCGGCCGTTACCGGCTCCAACATGGCGGATGGGCGGCCCCGGATCAGGGCCGCGCTCAGGCGCAGCGGCCGCCACAACGCGCGGGCGGCGGCCCAG ACTGGACTGAGTGTAGAAAATAAGAGTAAATCTGTCAGAAGCACTTTGGCGAAGCAGAGACTGGCAGTGTTCCCTGATCTCAGAAATGGCACACCACGGGTTATGCTCAAGAGAGTCATACAGAGCC AACCTCAAGTTTCACCGCTGGCACTTCGGATATCTAACCATGAAGACACACAAGAAGCTCATTCAGAAGTCCCATCTAAGAGGGTTTCCAGCAT GGGGGAATTGCAGCTGCCAGATGTTGCTCCTGAGGACAGGATCACTGTATTCCGCATgacaaagaagagaaagaaactcagcatttctgaatttgagagagcagcagagagacGACTTCCCCAGTACCAAG CTCAGTCAACGTTGGACAGCACAATTATGACTCG ATCCCTTCACATGTCTGTGGGTTCCTTGCTGGCCCCAGACACCGTTGAAAAGAGGGGCTTGCTCCGGAGGCCAAAAATCCGCAGGGCTGTTGACATGCAAGAGTTTGAAGGCAGAGTGGAACAGAACATGCTGAAGAACAAAG GACAGAACTATCTTGTGGACTCACCGTCTGCATCTGGGATTCGAACAAGCCTCTTGACAAGTGATGCAGAAATGATGATGAATAGCACAGAGCTCTTTGTTCAGCCCCAGCTGGATGAACAGAGCCAAAATAAATCTGCTCTTGAACCCCAGCTATCCAGTTTGAAAACTTCAGCAGAGAGGAGCTTGATTTCTGATGCAGATCAAGAAGAAGCAAGGCTGGAGGGCCTGGTGTCTGGTATGagcacaaaagagaaaagatactCCAAGAGCTCAAGCCTTGATCATGAGCATGTTGACAGAACGACTGATATATCTCCACAAACCCCTGCaaaagagcaagaagaaaagcaagatcATTCCCATCAGAGTAACCGAGTGGCACAGATTTCTTTTACTGAAGAGGAGGTGGTTTGCA CTGCAGAACATGGTGCAAATGCTGGATATTCTGAACATTTGGAGAAGAAACTgtctgaaaaagcagaattgcAGATAACTGCAGCACAAGACAACAGAGGTGAAACAGAAGTGGCTCCTTCAGCAGGAAAGGAACTGGCAGAAGGCAGCGTTGAAAcccacagctctcccagagctg AACGTGAGATTACCGTAGGCATTGGAGCTGAAAGTCTGGGCAGGCACTCTCAtgccttttcctcattttacaAACCTGAGATGACTCCATTAAATGAAACTGATGAACAAGAAGGTGAACCACAGGACCAGGCTATCATGCTAGAGTTGAATAATTCAGTGGAAGAGCCTGCTGAGGATGAAGCTGAACACCCTGCAAGTCAAG AGGTTTCCATGAAGACTCCTGCGTTTGTCCGTGCTCCAGCCTCCAACCTCCTGCTGTCAACGCCACGTGTTGCAaaacctgctgctcccag gtctcccctgcagcagctgcagcccaaggTAGTTTCAAAGAGGTTGAGAACATCTGAGAAGAAACCACGTGACCCTCAAATACCAAGGAGTTTGATAAAGGAGGCATTCAGACATTTTGCTAAAATGCCAGTGACTAGAGATGCATACAGAATTGTTGAAAAATG CTCTGAGAGATACTTCAAGCAGCTGAGCGATGATCTGGAAGCTTACACCCACCATGCAGGGAGGAGGACAGTGGAGGCAGCTGACTTGGAAGTCCTCATGAGAAG GCAAGGGCTGGTGACAGACAAGACATCACTGAACGTGCTGATAGAGCGTCACTTCCCTCTGCAGTACCGGAAGCTCCTGATTCCAGTTGCAGTGAGTGGAAATAAAGTGATCTCCAGCAactga
- the CENPT gene encoding centromere protein T isoform X2 encodes MLKRVIQSQPQVSPLALRISNHEDTQEAHSEVPSKRVSSMGELQLPDVAPEDRITVFRMTKKRKKLSISEFERAAERRLPQYQAQSTLDSTIMTRSLHMSVGSLLAPDTVEKRGLLRRPKIRRAVDMQEFEGRVEQNMLKNKGQNYLVDSPSASGIRTSLLTSDAEMMMNSTELFVQPQLDEQSQNKSALEPQLSSLKTSAERSLISDADQEEARLEGLVSGMSTKEKRYSKSSSLDHEHVDRTTDISPQTPAKEQEEKQDHSHQSNRVAQISFTEEEVVCSVYRWSSSLSFTSSSKYLGSPVTLNISSMSLREVVSHIIEDLEISETEEEMINTVNGVEQERIFQEAAEHGANAGYSEHLEKKLSEKAELQITAAQDNRGETEVAPSAGKELAEGSVETHSSPRAEREITVGIGAESLGRHSHAFSSFYKPEMTPLNETDEQEGEPQDQAIMLELNNSVEEPAEDEAEHPASQEVSMKTPAFVRAPASNLLLSTPRVAKPAAPRSPLQQLQPKVVSKRLRTSEKKPRDPQIPRSLIKEAFRHFAKMPVTRDAYRIVEKCSERYFKQLSDDLEAYTHHAGRRTVEAADLEVLMRRQGLVTDKTSLNVLIERHFPLQYRKLLIPVAVSGNKVISSN; translated from the exons ATGCTCAAGAGAGTCATACAGAGCC AACCTCAAGTTTCACCGCTGGCACTTCGGATATCTAACCATGAAGACACACAAGAAGCTCATTCAGAAGTCCCATCTAAGAGGGTTTCCAGCAT GGGGGAATTGCAGCTGCCAGATGTTGCTCCTGAGGACAGGATCACTGTATTCCGCATgacaaagaagagaaagaaactcagcatttctgaatttgagagagcagcagagagacGACTTCCCCAGTACCAAG CTCAGTCAACGTTGGACAGCACAATTATGACTCG ATCCCTTCACATGTCTGTGGGTTCCTTGCTGGCCCCAGACACCGTTGAAAAGAGGGGCTTGCTCCGGAGGCCAAAAATCCGCAGGGCTGTTGACATGCAAGAGTTTGAAGGCAGAGTGGAACAGAACATGCTGAAGAACAAAG GACAGAACTATCTTGTGGACTCACCGTCTGCATCTGGGATTCGAACAAGCCTCTTGACAAGTGATGCAGAAATGATGATGAATAGCACAGAGCTCTTTGTTCAGCCCCAGCTGGATGAACAGAGCCAAAATAAATCTGCTCTTGAACCCCAGCTATCCAGTTTGAAAACTTCAGCAGAGAGGAGCTTGATTTCTGATGCAGATCAAGAAGAAGCAAGGCTGGAGGGCCTGGTGTCTGGTATGagcacaaaagagaaaagatactCCAAGAGCTCAAGCCTTGATCATGAGCATGTTGACAGAACGACTGATATATCTCCACAAACCCCTGCaaaagagcaagaagaaaagcaagatcATTCCCATCAGAGTAACCGAGTGGCACAGATTTCTTTTACTGAAGAGGAGGTGGTTTGCA GTGTTTATAGATGGAGCTCCTCTCTGTCCTTCACAAGTTCAAGTAAATATTTGGGATCCCCAGTCACACTAAATATTTCCTCCATGTCTTTGAGAGAAGTTGTCTCCCATATAATTGAAGACCTAGAAATAAGTGAAACAGAAGAAGAGATGATTAATACAGTGAATGGAGTGGAACAGGAAAGGATTTTCCAAGAGG CTGCAGAACATGGTGCAAATGCTGGATATTCTGAACATTTGGAGAAGAAACTgtctgaaaaagcagaattgcAGATAACTGCAGCACAAGACAACAGAGGTGAAACAGAAGTGGCTCCTTCAGCAGGAAAGGAACTGGCAGAAGGCAGCGTTGAAAcccacagctctcccagagctg AACGTGAGATTACCGTAGGCATTGGAGCTGAAAGTCTGGGCAGGCACTCTCAtgccttttcctcattttacaAACCTGAGATGACTCCATTAAATGAAACTGATGAACAAGAAGGTGAACCACAGGACCAGGCTATCATGCTAGAGTTGAATAATTCAGTGGAAGAGCCTGCTGAGGATGAAGCTGAACACCCTGCAAGTCAAG AGGTTTCCATGAAGACTCCTGCGTTTGTCCGTGCTCCAGCCTCCAACCTCCTGCTGTCAACGCCACGTGTTGCAaaacctgctgctcccag gtctcccctgcagcagctgcagcccaaggTAGTTTCAAAGAGGTTGAGAACATCTGAGAAGAAACCACGTGACCCTCAAATACCAAGGAGTTTGATAAAGGAGGCATTCAGACATTTTGCTAAAATGCCAGTGACTAGAGATGCATACAGAATTGTTGAAAAATG CTCTGAGAGATACTTCAAGCAGCTGAGCGATGATCTGGAAGCTTACACCCACCATGCAGGGAGGAGGACAGTGGAGGCAGCTGACTTGGAAGTCCTCATGAGAAG GCAAGGGCTGGTGACAGACAAGACATCACTGAACGTGCTGATAGAGCGTCACTTCCCTCTGCAGTACCGGAAGCTCCTGATTCCAGTTGCAGTGAGTGGAAATAAAGTGATCTCCAGCAactga